A region of Neochlamydia sp. S13 DNA encodes the following proteins:
- a CDS encoding rhomboid family intramembrane serine protease, whose protein sequence is MRLIGTFKNQKQAQDLSAFLECYGIKHQLEIEKNTDWGSQNYGDMIYKLWVIEEEDLEKALEKVQVFVDNPRAAMAAAPASKSWLKEPLKEKIKEAPLKMIRQKKLQYAKTSGWGTITTTLLILCTLLLFLSTFTTPSLNHIPNKLPSSVLLNSPIHKALMYDYPYAYTIMDKIISAYGIESLQDPTEMTFQEQILLNTFNHTPYWKGLYAKLSNRFFTGKAFGESNPPLFEKIREGQIWRLLTPILLHDDIFHLFFNMIWLLVLGKQMEERLRPSRYILFILLAGIFTNTLQYLMGGPNFLGFSGVLCAMLTFVWMRQKKAAWEGYQLQTSTFTFIMVFIIAMFGIQLVSFLMEIYTKSPFSPGIANTAHLSGAIVGLLLGSLDFFAYKNR, encoded by the coding sequence ATGCGTTTGATAGGAACATTTAAAAATCAAAAGCAAGCACAAGACCTTTCTGCTTTCCTTGAATGCTACGGCATTAAACATCAACTAGAGATTGAGAAGAATACCGATTGGGGTAGCCAAAATTATGGCGATATGATTTATAAACTATGGGTCATTGAAGAGGAAGACTTAGAAAAAGCCTTAGAAAAAGTGCAAGTTTTTGTAGATAATCCTCGAGCTGCTATGGCGGCGGCTCCTGCCTCAAAAAGTTGGCTAAAAGAACCTTTGAAAGAAAAAATTAAAGAAGCTCCCTTAAAAATGATACGCCAAAAAAAGCTGCAATATGCTAAAACCAGTGGCTGGGGAACAATTACTACTACTCTATTAATTCTTTGCACTCTTCTGCTTTTTCTTTCTACCTTCACAACCCCTTCACTTAATCATATCCCTAATAAACTACCCAGCAGCGTGCTATTAAACTCCCCTATCCATAAAGCATTGATGTATGATTACCCTTACGCTTACACGATAATGGATAAAATCATTAGTGCGTATGGGATCGAAAGTCTGCAAGATCCTACGGAGATGACCTTTCAGGAGCAGATACTCCTTAACACCTTTAATCATACCCCCTACTGGAAAGGGCTGTATGCTAAGCTGAGTAATCGTTTTTTCACTGGGAAGGCTTTCGGGGAGTCTAATCCTCCTTTATTCGAGAAAATTCGTGAAGGGCAAATTTGGCGCTTATTAACCCCTATTTTGCTCCATGATGATATTTTTCATCTATTTTTTAACATGATATGGCTCCTCGTTTTAGGTAAACAAATGGAAGAGCGCCTGCGCCCTAGCCGTTACATCTTATTTATCCTTCTCGCAGGCATCTTTACAAATACCCTACAATATTTAATGGGAGGCCCTAATTTTTTAGGATTTTCTGGGGTGCTCTGTGCCATGCTCACCTTTGTATGGATGCGCCAGAAGAAGGCCGCTTGGGAAGGATATCAATTGCAGACCTCAACTTTTACATTTATTATGGTATTTATTATTGCGATGTTTGGCATTCAACTGGTATCATTTTTGATGGAAATTTATACAAAATCACCCTTTTCCCCCGGTATAGCGAATACAGCGCACTTATCAGGAGCTATTGTTGGCCTTCTGTTAGGCAGCCTGGACTTTTTTGCTTACAAAAACCGTTAA
- a CDS encoding ribonuclease Z encodes MTVRDIIILGCSSQQPTRMRNHGAYLVRWNDEGLLFDPGEGTQRQFIFANVAPTVVTRIFVSHFHGDHCLGLGSVLMRLNLDKVTHPIHCYYPASGKRFFDRLRYGTIYHELIHVVEHPVSKGGLVHDDGKFRIEAVELDHGVENLGWRITEPDTRKYDRNNLQALGVKGPLVRELEQKGFLVLDGKTVTLDQVSHIRKGDSLAVVIDTRYCQNAIDIARHAKVLICESTYLEEHQELARKHFHLTAKQAATIAKEAGVKQLILTHFSARYQNLRPFEEEARAVFPQTYIADDLLTFPFPKNL; translated from the coding sequence ATGACCGTACGAGACATCATCATTCTAGGCTGCTCAAGTCAGCAACCAACCCGCATGCGCAATCATGGTGCTTATTTAGTGCGCTGGAATGATGAAGGGCTATTGTTTGATCCAGGAGAAGGCACGCAGAGACAATTTATCTTCGCTAATGTAGCTCCTACAGTGGTGACACGCATTTTTGTCTCCCATTTTCATGGAGATCACTGCCTGGGACTAGGTTCTGTTCTGATGCGCCTTAATCTTGATAAGGTTACTCATCCCATTCACTGCTATTATCCGGCAAGTGGTAAACGCTTTTTTGATCGTTTGCGCTATGGAACCATTTATCATGAACTTATCCATGTGGTCGAACATCCTGTCTCTAAAGGCGGGCTAGTTCATGATGATGGTAAATTTCGCATTGAGGCCGTGGAATTGGATCATGGTGTAGAGAACTTGGGATGGAGAATTACAGAACCTGACACCCGCAAATATGACCGCAATAATTTGCAAGCTTTGGGCGTTAAAGGACCTTTAGTGCGTGAACTTGAGCAAAAAGGTTTTCTAGTCTTAGATGGAAAAACGGTGACTTTAGATCAGGTCAGCCATATTAGGAAAGGCGACAGCCTTGCAGTAGTTATTGATACCCGCTACTGTCAAAATGCCATCGATATCGCTCGTCATGCTAAGGTTTTAATCTGTGAAAGCACCTACCTCGAAGAGCATCAGGAACTAGCACGTAAACATTTTCACCTAACTGCCAAGCAAGCTGCCACTATCGCTAAAGAAGCAGGTGTAAAGCAACTTATACTGACTCATTTTTCCGCACGCTACCAGAACTTAAGGCCTTTTGAAGAAGAAGCGCGAGCGGTTTTCCCTCAAACTTATATTGCTGATGATTTATTAACATTTCCTTTTCCTAAAAATCTTTAA
- a CDS encoding tyrosine recombinase XerC — protein MFISTAQKFLKHLRTIRNASEHTVRNYAIDLNAFKIYIETHHLPPKASQEVTPKIHHNMVDKYSTAYDALIPLSMIDRKTIRGFLATLTQNGINKKTIVRRLSSIRAFFKYAFSHKFISINPTEELDTPKIEKKLPTSLSYDQVLKIFAAPDLSTFLGFRDRVIMELFYSSGLRVSELASLNRRDFDPQNLLVRLKGKGKKERVIPITKNAAQWIQKYLEHPERHTCTDGHREQVDSQAIFLNKLGTRLTTRSIDRTFDNYIKNSGLAGKITPHTIRHTIATHWLENGMDLKTIQVLLGHTSLSTTTIYTQVSPKLKKKVYHQSHPRAKAP, from the coding sequence ATGTTCATCTCTACTGCCCAAAAGTTTTTAAAGCATCTTAGAACCATCAGAAATGCCTCGGAGCATACTGTCCGCAATTATGCCATCGATCTAAATGCCTTTAAAATTTATATTGAAACTCACCATTTACCTCCTAAAGCCTCTCAAGAAGTAACGCCTAAAATTCATCATAACATGGTAGATAAATATTCTACTGCCTATGATGCCCTTATCCCTCTGTCCATGATCGACCGCAAAACCATTCGTGGATTTCTAGCCACCCTTACCCAAAACGGTATCAATAAAAAGACGATTGTTAGACGGCTTTCCTCAATTCGTGCCTTCTTTAAGTATGCTTTTTCCCATAAATTTATAAGCATTAATCCTACGGAAGAGCTAGATACGCCGAAAATAGAAAAAAAGCTTCCCACCTCTCTTTCCTATGATCAAGTTTTAAAAATCTTTGCAGCACCAGACCTCTCTACTTTCTTAGGTTTTCGTGATCGCGTGATTATGGAGCTATTCTATAGCTCCGGATTACGCGTCAGCGAGCTAGCTTCTCTTAATCGTCGCGATTTTGACCCTCAAAACTTGCTTGTGCGCCTTAAAGGTAAAGGAAAAAAAGAAAGAGTGATCCCTATTACTAAAAATGCTGCGCAATGGATTCAAAAATATCTCGAGCACCCCGAACGCCATACTTGTACGGATGGACATAGAGAACAAGTAGACTCCCAAGCAATCTTTTTGAATAAGCTAGGCACTCGGCTTACCACGCGCTCAATCGATCGAACATTTGATAATTATATAAAAAATAGTGGCTTAGCTGGCAAAATTACGCCTCACACAATCCGTCACACGATTGCTACTCATTGGTTAGAGAATGGCATGGACCTAAAAACCATTCAAGTTTTATTAGGCCATACCTCTTTATCTACGACCACTATTTATACCCAAGTGTCACCTAAGCTCAAGAAAAAAGTTTATCATCAATCTCATCCCCGTGCGAAAGCTCCATAA
- a CDS encoding ABC-F family ATP-binding cassette domain-containing protein, translating to MLTLNKISKSFGSRVLFEEVIMTFNAGNRYGLTGPNGAGKTTLLKIIMGVEEATSGSITLPDRVGILKQNIEAYSDIKVVDVVIMGNKRLWDAFKERDALYEVEMTDDVGMRLGEIEGIIAEEDGYSAESNAEILLAGMGIAEEFFYLKMHEIPLDHQFRVLLCQALFGDPQALLLDEPTNHLDLESIGWLENFLHGYKGVLIVISHDRHFLNSVTTHIADIDYETIILYPGNYDDMIAAKSAVRDRAEADAKSKEKKIAQLREFVSKFGAGTRASQVQSRQREISRLQPQELKKTNIQRPYIRFIPTEKQPGKIVLKVDNIQKAYDGPEVITNFSLEIAREDKIGIIGNNGRGKTTLIRMLARALSPDKGNIEHGHQVQICYFPQNHLEAVDKNVKQTSFEWLKERRPGIYDQDIRSVMGKMLFGGDDAFKPVTSLSGGETARLIIAGMMLAEHNVLLLDEPNNHLDLEAVSALAWGLNEYKGTVVVVSHDRDLISQVANKIIAFEENGIQVFDGNLDEYLAVKAEKQKA from the coding sequence ATGCTAACATTAAATAAAATATCTAAAAGCTTTGGTAGCCGCGTCCTATTTGAAGAAGTTATTATGACTTTTAATGCGGGAAATCGTTATGGCTTAACAGGGCCTAACGGAGCAGGAAAAACCACCTTACTTAAAATCATTATGGGCGTTGAAGAGGCCACAAGTGGAAGTATTACTCTGCCTGACCGAGTAGGGATTCTAAAGCAAAATATCGAAGCCTATAGCGATATTAAAGTGGTCGATGTCGTAATCATGGGTAATAAACGCTTGTGGGATGCCTTTAAAGAACGCGACGCTCTTTATGAAGTAGAGATGACAGATGATGTAGGCATGCGTCTGGGGGAAATAGAAGGAATTATCGCCGAAGAAGATGGCTATTCTGCTGAATCTAATGCGGAAATTCTATTAGCGGGTATGGGAATTGCGGAAGAATTTTTTTATCTTAAAATGCATGAAATTCCCTTAGATCATCAATTTAGAGTGCTGCTATGCCAAGCTTTATTTGGAGACCCTCAAGCCTTGCTGCTGGATGAACCTACTAACCACCTCGATTTAGAGTCTATTGGGTGGTTGGAAAACTTTTTACATGGTTATAAAGGCGTGCTTATTGTGATCAGCCATGATCGCCACTTCTTAAATTCGGTAACTACCCATATAGCAGATATCGATTATGAGACTATCATCCTTTACCCTGGAAACTATGATGATATGATTGCTGCTAAAAGTGCAGTACGTGATCGTGCGGAAGCAGATGCCAAATCTAAAGAAAAAAAGATTGCCCAACTACGTGAATTTGTTTCTAAATTTGGCGCTGGAACACGCGCAAGCCAAGTGCAATCACGCCAACGCGAAATCTCTCGTTTACAGCCTCAAGAGCTAAAGAAAACAAATATTCAACGTCCTTATATCCGTTTTATACCTACAGAAAAACAGCCGGGAAAAATTGTATTAAAAGTAGATAATATCCAAAAAGCTTATGATGGACCAGAGGTTATTACAAATTTCTCTTTAGAAATTGCCAGGGAAGATAAAATTGGTATTATCGGCAATAATGGCCGCGGAAAGACTACTCTTATTAGAATGCTAGCACGAGCTTTATCTCCTGATAAAGGAAATATAGAACATGGCCATCAAGTACAGATCTGCTACTTTCCACAAAATCATCTGGAAGCGGTAGACAAAAACGTTAAACAAACGTCATTTGAATGGCTTAAAGAAAGGCGCCCTGGTATTTACGATCAAGATATCCGTAGTGTAATGGGCAAAATGCTTTTCGGCGGAGACGATGCTTTTAAGCCGGTAACTAGTCTTTCTGGTGGCGAGACAGCACGCTTGATTATTGCAGGTATGATGTTAGCCGAGCATAACGTTCTTTTGTTGGATGAGCCTAATAATCATCTCGACCTAGAGGCTGTCTCTGCATTAGCATGGGGATTAAATGAGTATAAAGGCACAGTAGTAGTCGTAAGCCATGATCGTGATCTGATCTCTCAAGTAGCTAACAAAATTATTGCTTTTGAAGAAAATGGTATCCAAGTATTTGATGGGAATTTAGATGAATATTTAGCTGTCAAAGCAGAGAAACAAAAAGCTTAA
- a CDS encoding TrmH family RNA methyltransferase codes for MEKQHKKCAELLLAIYKDKIAFQPIEGMLAHYHELQEWMQREDKLSSDAKEIANRYHYHLKLANRKVREHHLLPSIRQGDRAQGEKIWPISIYLDSLRSAHNVGSIIRTTEAFALGAIYFSEHTPYINNLQVQNASMGTFQWIECYPSCKVTDLPRPLIVMETSPQATSLYNFIFPEVFTLALGNEEYGCSDEVLRVADHLIEIPLRGRKNSLNVANAFAITASEIYRQKKEDHGQKST; via the coding sequence ATGGAAAAACAACATAAAAAATGTGCAGAGCTTTTATTAGCCATTTACAAAGATAAAATTGCTTTTCAACCCATAGAAGGGATGTTAGCTCATTATCATGAGCTACAAGAATGGATGCAGAGGGAAGATAAACTTTCCTCGGATGCTAAGGAAATTGCCAATCGTTATCATTACCATCTTAAGTTAGCTAATCGAAAAGTTCGAGAGCATCATTTATTGCCATCTATCCGGCAAGGAGATCGAGCGCAAGGAGAGAAAATATGGCCTATCTCTATCTATTTAGATTCTTTAAGATCAGCTCATAATGTTGGGAGTATCATCCGAACCACTGAAGCTTTTGCCTTAGGAGCCATCTATTTCTCTGAGCATACTCCCTATATAAACAATCTACAGGTGCAAAATGCTTCTATGGGAACCTTTCAATGGATAGAATGCTACCCTAGCTGTAAAGTAACTGATTTGCCTCGACCCTTGATTGTGATGGAGACTAGCCCCCAAGCTACATCTTTATATAACTTTATTTTTCCTGAGGTCTTTACCTTAGCCTTAGGCAATGAAGAATATGGTTGCTCGGATGAAGTCTTAAGAGTAGCAGATCATCTTATTGAAATCCCCCTTAGAGGCCGTAAGAATTCATTAAATGTTGCAAATGCCTTTGCCATAACTGCTAGCGAAATTTATAGGCAAAAGAAGGAAGATCATGGCCAAAAAAGCACCTAA
- the folE gene encoding GTP cyclohydrolase I FolE, which yields MAKKAPKKQLSLRASAPLHIRTCYPSPILESVDDKTDEEKIKLIAEKYTEILQILGLDLSDDSLQDTPQRIARMYVKEIFSGLKDDNFPEVSFFENKYEPSKSENANIILVKVNFTSFCEHHFVPMRGYAYVAYIPHKKLIGLSKIPRIVRFFAKRPQVQERLAAQIVDSLAHLLETENVAISIIAEHYCVIARGIENEHSHTVTNILRGNFQNNEVVRREFFESIRIYNNTPV from the coding sequence ATGGCCAAAAAAGCACCTAAAAAACAACTTTCCCTACGAGCAAGCGCACCCTTACACATCCGCACCTGCTATCCATCTCCTATTTTAGAGAGTGTAGATGATAAGACGGATGAGGAAAAAATTAAACTGATCGCCGAAAAATATACCGAAATTCTACAAATATTAGGGCTCGATTTATCTGATGATTCCCTGCAAGATACTCCACAACGTATTGCCCGTATGTATGTCAAGGAAATCTTTTCTGGGCTAAAAGATGATAATTTTCCTGAAGTGAGCTTTTTTGAGAACAAATATGAACCTTCTAAAAGTGAAAATGCTAATATTATCCTAGTAAAAGTTAATTTTACTAGCTTTTGTGAACACCACTTTGTTCCTATGCGCGGCTATGCTTATGTCGCTTACATCCCTCACAAAAAATTGATCGGTTTATCAAAAATCCCCCGCATTGTGCGTTTTTTTGCTAAGCGACCTCAGGTGCAAGAAAGATTAGCTGCGCAGATCGTAGATTCTCTTGCTCATTTACTTGAGACTGAGAATGTAGCTATTTCGATTATTGCCGAGCACTACTGTGTCATTGCTCGCGGCATTGAAAATGAACATAGCCACACGGTCACTAATATTCTACGAGGTAATTTTCAAAATAACGAAGTTGTACGCCGGGAATTTTTTGAAAGTATTAGGATTTACAATAATACCCCCGTGTGA
- the cdsZ gene encoding zinc ribbon domain regulatory protein CdsZ — MQEALNIILEIQEFDMQLIQLMRLKKERQDELHNINSVKSDLQHQSLVKESEIAELKKHIRLVEGEHHDIVAKLKKLEAQQNHVKKVEEFNALSQEMSAVDRERIAKELRLSDLYDKLAIEEDHLKNLTQSLESTSESSKALEAEIMESIREINAEGRQLKQKRDELVLKADPETFRIYERLLRNKKDRVVVPIENRCCSGCHIMLTAQDENLVRKGERLVFCEHCARIHYWQESEALEGTSVATKTRRRRSTKIKS, encoded by the coding sequence ATGCAAGAAGCTCTTAACATAATTTTAGAAATACAAGAATTTGATATGCAGCTTATTCAATTAATGAGGCTCAAAAAAGAGCGTCAAGATGAATTGCATAATATTAATTCTGTTAAATCGGACTTGCAGCACCAATCTCTTGTAAAAGAATCGGAAATAGCAGAATTAAAAAAGCATATACGTCTTGTTGAAGGTGAGCATCATGACATTGTCGCTAAACTAAAGAAACTTGAAGCGCAACAGAATCATGTAAAAAAGGTAGAAGAGTTTAATGCTTTAAGCCAAGAGATGTCGGCAGTAGATCGAGAACGTATTGCTAAAGAATTGCGATTAAGTGACCTTTATGACAAGTTAGCTATAGAAGAAGACCATCTGAAAAACCTTACTCAAAGTCTTGAATCAACTAGCGAAAGTAGTAAAGCACTTGAAGCTGAAATTATGGAAAGTATTCGTGAAATTAATGCTGAGGGAAGACAACTCAAGCAAAAACGTGATGAGCTTGTTCTTAAGGCTGATCCTGAAACGTTTCGCATCTACGAAAGGTTACTGCGCAATAAAAAAGACCGCGTGGTTGTTCCTATTGAAAACCGTTGCTGTAGTGGATGCCACATTATGCTAACAGCTCAAGATGAAAACCTAGTACGAAAAGGTGAGCGTTTAGTCTTCTGTGAACATTGCGCACGTATTCATTATTGGCAAGAAAGCGAAGCACTTGAAGGTACAAGTGTGGCTACAAAGACGCGCCGTCGCCGTTCTACAAAAATAAAAAGTTAA
- a CDS encoding glycine hydroxymethyltransferase, protein MTLLDNYFAKSANKERNKATIAYLAALDYIETTAPQISASILQELKDQRSYLKLIASENFSSLAVQLAMGNLLTDKYAEGFAHHRFYAGCENVDTVEDIATKELKSIFGCEEAYVQPHSGADANLVAFWSILVQRVQNPAIEKLGKKNLDELTPDEYENIRQLMLNQKVMGMSLNSGGHLTHGYRHNISSKMMKAVLYDVDPSTELLDYSQLANMAKQEKPTILLAGYSAYPRKLNFAKMREIADSVGAVLMVDMAHFAGLVAGKVFTGEFNPIPYAHIVTSTTHKTLRGPRGGIILCTKEYIDIVNKGCPLVLGGPLPHVIAAKAIAFKEANSKAFCDYAQKIVDNTQALAAQFRKRGIRLVTGGTENHLLILDLTHYGLTGRHAETALRQAMLTVNRNAIPFDKNGPWYTSGVRMGAAAVTTLGLGAEEMVEIADISADILTHTTPIINNKTGQPSKAQAIVEPAILERSRSRVAELLKRYPLYPEIIVNDA, encoded by the coding sequence ATGACACTACTAGACAATTATTTTGCAAAAAGCGCCAATAAAGAACGTAATAAAGCTACTATCGCCTACTTAGCAGCTTTAGATTATATTGAAACCACGGCTCCCCAAATCAGTGCGAGCATCTTGCAAGAACTTAAGGATCAACGCTCATATCTTAAACTTATTGCTTCAGAAAATTTTTCTTCCCTAGCTGTTCAACTAGCTATGGGAAACCTTCTGACAGATAAGTATGCCGAAGGATTTGCCCATCACCGTTTTTATGCAGGCTGCGAAAACGTCGATACAGTTGAGGATATAGCCACCAAAGAACTTAAGTCCATTTTTGGTTGTGAAGAGGCTTATGTCCAACCTCACTCTGGAGCGGATGCTAATTTAGTTGCTTTTTGGTCTATTCTTGTGCAACGCGTGCAAAATCCTGCCATTGAAAAGCTAGGTAAAAAAAATCTTGATGAATTAACTCCCGACGAATATGAAAATATTCGTCAACTGATGCTTAATCAAAAAGTCATGGGAATGTCTTTAAACTCTGGTGGGCATTTAACGCATGGCTACCGGCATAACATATCCAGTAAAATGATGAAAGCTGTGCTTTATGATGTAGATCCCTCTACTGAACTTTTAGATTACTCACAGCTTGCAAACATGGCTAAACAAGAGAAACCTACTATTCTTTTAGCAGGTTATTCAGCTTATCCTCGCAAACTTAACTTTGCCAAAATGCGTGAAATTGCAGATAGCGTGGGGGCTGTGTTAATGGTTGATATGGCTCATTTTGCCGGATTAGTGGCTGGGAAAGTATTTACCGGTGAGTTTAATCCTATTCCTTATGCCCATATAGTCACTTCTACCACCCATAAGACCCTGAGGGGGCCACGTGGCGGCATTATCCTCTGTACTAAAGAATATATCGACATTGTCAATAAAGGATGCCCCCTTGTTCTCGGAGGTCCTTTACCTCATGTGATAGCTGCAAAGGCTATTGCTTTTAAAGAGGCTAATAGCAAGGCATTCTGCGACTATGCACAAAAAATTGTGGATAACACGCAAGCCCTTGCCGCTCAATTCCGCAAAAGAGGAATTCGGTTAGTGACAGGAGGCACAGAAAATCATTTGCTAATTTTAGACTTAACTCACTATGGGTTGACGGGCAGACATGCTGAGACGGCATTACGTCAAGCTATGTTGACTGTCAATCGTAATGCCATACCTTTTGACAAAAATGGACCCTGGTACACTTCGGGAGTCCGCATGGGAGCAGCAGCAGTTACAACGTTAGGATTAGGTGCTGAAGAAATGGTTGAAATCGCAGATATCTCTGCTGATATCCTTACTCATACTACCCCGATTATAAATAATAAAACCGGGCAACCCAGCAAAGCACAAGCAATTGTAGAGCCTGCAATTTTAGAAAGATCCAGAAGCCGTGTAGCAGAACTTTTAAAGCGCTATCCTCTTTATCCTGAAATCATTGTAAATGATGCTTGA
- a CDS encoding ATP-dependent Clp protease proteolytic subunit — MAKADKEKDNYSSIPFIRLEDRIDSVILESRRIFLSDAVDSNSAESIIRKLWYLELTAPGKPILFVINSPGGSVDSGFAIWDQIQLMKSPVTTLVCGLAASMGSVLSLSAAPKRRFATPQSRIMIHQPLIGGVIKGQATDLEIQAKEMLKTHEALIRLYMHQTGKDYETIQKAMDRDNWLSPQEALEFGLLDGIVHSIDDLEM, encoded by the coding sequence ATGGCTAAAGCAGATAAAGAAAAAGATAACTATAGCAGTATACCTTTTATTAGGCTCGAAGATCGTATAGATAGCGTAATCCTTGAATCCCGCCGCATTTTTTTAAGTGATGCGGTTGACAGCAATTCAGCCGAAAGCATTATTCGTAAGCTTTGGTATCTGGAACTTACGGCTCCGGGAAAACCTATTTTATTTGTAATCAATAGCCCTGGTGGTTCTGTCGACTCAGGATTTGCTATTTGGGATCAAATTCAACTGATGAAATCTCCTGTTACGACTTTAGTGTGCGGCTTAGCAGCCTCTATGGGCTCAGTATTAAGCCTTTCAGCAGCTCCGAAACGACGCTTTGCTACCCCTCAGTCAAGGATTATGATTCACCAGCCTCTGATTGGAGGCGTGATTAAAGGCCAAGCGACTGATTTAGAGATTCAGGCAAAAGAAATGCTTAAGACACATGAAGCTCTGATAAGACTTTACATGCATCAGACAGGTAAAGACTATGAAACCATTCAAAAAGCGATGGATCGCGATAACTGGTTAAGCCCTCAAGAAGCCCTAGAATTTGGCTTACTAGATGGCATTGTTCATTCTATAGACGATCTAGAGATGTAA
- the dapF gene encoding diaminopimelate epimerase: MLFTFSKYSGCGNDFILFDNRTSKLSVLTPNLIQKLCARQKGIGADGVILLETSQKAHYKMRIFNADGSEAEMCGNGIRCLFKFIQECGIQEEWLNIETLFSTLKVSSEDEDVAVQMGSPSEIRWSLNLFPWTIHYLDTGVPHAVIFTDKLDLLNLNECGRTLRFHPLFAPRGANVNFVQIDDQGILHVRTYERGVEQETLACGTGATAAALAAAKLYELKGPLTVKVRSEDFLRIDFEYNNDCFTKVRMIGPAKLVFKGAVNLEHGLE, translated from the coding sequence ATGCTATTTACTTTTTCAAAATACTCAGGATGTGGAAATGATTTCATCCTTTTTGATAATCGAACTTCTAAACTTTCTGTTTTAACCCCTAACCTTATCCAAAAATTGTGCGCTCGGCAAAAAGGAATTGGGGCAGATGGGGTTATTCTTTTAGAAACATCGCAAAAAGCTCATTACAAAATGCGCATTTTCAACGCCGATGGTAGTGAAGCCGAAATGTGCGGAAATGGTATCCGCTGCCTATTCAAGTTTATCCAAGAGTGTGGCATTCAAGAGGAGTGGCTAAATATTGAAACCTTATTTAGTACTTTGAAGGTTAGTTCTGAGGATGAGGATGTAGCGGTACAAATGGGAAGCCCTTCTGAAATACGATGGTCTCTTAATCTTTTTCCTTGGACAATTCATTATTTGGATACGGGCGTGCCTCACGCTGTAATCTTTACGGACAAACTCGATCTCTTAAATCTTAATGAATGTGGGCGCACCCTACGCTTTCATCCTCTCTTTGCTCCCCGCGGAGCTAATGTAAACTTTGTACAGATAGATGACCAGGGCATCCTTCATGTTAGAACCTATGAACGCGGGGTGGAGCAAGAAACACTTGCCTGTGGAACAGGAGCTACCGCAGCAGCATTAGCAGCTGCCAAGCTTTATGAATTAAAAGGTCCCTTAACTGTGAAAGTCCGATCGGAAGATTTTCTTAGAATTGATTTCGAATATAATAATGATTGCTTTACCAAGGTGCGTATGATAGGGCCTGCAAAGCTAGTTTTTAAGGGGGCAGTAAACCTTGAACATGGGCTGGAATGA